The Nocardia sp. NBC_01503 sequence GACGCCGACCGCCTCGCGCAGTGCGGTCAGGGCCTGCCCGGGGGTGCGGCGCGCACCGCCCATCGCCTCGATGGCATCCCAGAAAGCGCCCGCGCCGAGGCCGAGCTCGAGCCTGCCGCCGCTGAGCAGATCCAGGCTGGCGGCGCTGCGGGCCAGCACGGCGGGCGGGCGCAGCGGCAGATTCGCCACGGCGGGCATGAGGGTGAGTTTGCGGGTGATGGCGGCGGTATAGGAGAGCAGCGTCCAGGTGTCCAGGAACGCGGGCTGATATGGATGATCCTGTACCGCCAGCACTTCCAGCCCGGAGTCGTCGGCGCGGCGAATGAGCCGCAGCAGCGCCTGCCCGCGCGCCGCCTCGGGCGGAACGAATATCCCGAACCTCAGCTCATGCCCGTAGTCAGCCATAGCGAACTCCAAGCTACCCCCGCCGACCCGGCCCCGGATCACCCGCCCGTCACCCCGGCGAGTCGCTCAGGTCACGGACCGCCACCCGATCGTGATCCGATGGCGATCCGATTCCATATTCGTTGCTGTGCAACGGATTACAATTGATCGGGTGCAGCAACACAGCACCGTGGAGGTCGCCCGGAAACATTTGGGCGCGGTGGACCCCTCCGCCTTGCGTCATGCGCGAGACCGCTTGGCGGAGACCGGAATAGCGCGCCTGGGCTTCCTGCTGCCCTATCGGGTCAAACGCACGCTGGCCGCCGAGGCACTCGCGCTGGTCGATCACCATCTGGATTGGGAGGGCCCCGAGCCCGCGGCCCGGCGCACCCTAGACATCGGCTCACGCGAGGTGGCCGCACGCAGCCAATGCATTCCGCAGCTGTACGACTGTGAACCCTTGCGGCACAAGCTTACCGAGGTAGCCAATGAACCGGTGCTGCCGTGTTCGACACCGCGCCGATTCACGGTACGGCGGCGGCATCACGACGATACCGCAGGCCGATGGCATTGGGACGACTACGCTTTCGCGCTGGTGCTGGTGGTCGAGTGCCCGCCGCTGGAGGAGGGCGGCTTCGTACAGACCGTCGCGCACACCGAACATGAGCGGCGCTACCGCGATATCCATCGGACCCTGACCCGCAATCCGATTCACTCCTGGGAGTTACAGGCGGGCGACCTCTACCTCATGCGCACCGATACCACCCTGCATCGTGTACACCCGTTCACGCACGGCCGCCGCACCGTGGTCGGCCTGCACTTCGCCTCGGTCGACGATCTGGAGCGTGAGCAATCGAACGGCAACGAGACCGGTAGTTTGCGTTCCGAAGTTCGGGTTATAACGAATCAAGCACAGTGATAACGTAATTCCCCGTCAACGCAGCGGGGGGCAGCGTCGCCGACCGTAACTCCCCGGGCAGTCTGTGCGTACGTCTTTCGATGGACGCTGCCCCACCGGTTAGGCGAAACCGATGGACCTTTTGAACCCGCTCGACGCGATCTTCCTCGCGATCGAATCCCGCGAACACCCCATGCATGTGGGCGGTCTGCAACTGTTCGAACCGCCCGCCGACGCCGGACCCGAATTCATTCGCGACGCCTTCGCGGCCATGGCGAGCGCCACCGATGTACGCCCCCGCTTCCGCCGCAAACCCAGTCGCGTGCTCGGCGGCTTCTCCAGCCTGACCTGGTCCCACGCCGAGAATGTGGATCTCGGCTACCACCTGCGGCGCAGTGCGCTGCCCGCGCCCG is a genomic window containing:
- a CDS encoding HalD/BesD family halogenase yields the protein MQQHSTVEVARKHLGAVDPSALRHARDRLAETGIARLGFLLPYRVKRTLAAEALALVDHHLDWEGPEPAARRTLDIGSREVAARSQCIPQLYDCEPLRHKLTEVANEPVLPCSTPRRFTVRRRHHDDTAGRWHWDDYAFALVLVVECPPLEEGGFVQTVAHTEHERRYRDIHRTLTRNPIHSWELQAGDLYLMRTDTTLHRVHPFTHGRRTVVGLHFASVDDLEREQSNGNETGSLRSEVRVITNQAQ